One window of Thermocoleostomius sinensis A174 genomic DNA carries:
- a CDS encoding rhodanese-like domain-containing protein has translation MRFGFIPVPSPLTSRSRVYELKARLDWGEPALTIIDIRSRCEFNHSHIMGAINMPMNELVERALVSLELVRDIYVYGDTDEEAAAAAAKLRSAGFLNVSEIQGGLPVWKAYGYPTESGIARVG, from the coding sequence CATCTCCATTAACATCGCGATCGCGCGTCTATGAATTGAAGGCCCGTTTAGACTGGGGTGAACCTGCCCTAACGATCATTGACATCCGTAGCCGGTGCGAGTTTAATCACAGCCACATCATGGGCGCTATCAACATGCCTATGAATGAATTGGTTGAACGTGCGCTGGTGAGTTTGGAGCTTGTTCGCGATATCTATGTCTATGGCGATACAGACGAAGAAGCGGCAGCGGCGGCGGCCAAGCTGCGATCGGCTGGGTTTTTGAATGTGTCTGAAATTCAGGGTGGATTACCCGTTTGGAAAGCCTATGGCTATCCCACCGAATCAGGCATTGCTCGCGTTGGTTAA
- a CDS encoding ABC transporter substrate-binding protein translates to MSKNRRRLSFLLMGVLTWVAAFALSACRPMLMSTAAEPPLAFSVISDPKTFNYVVSNEASNVFSYIYEGLVTEDGLTGEIIPALAESWEQSPDGLQIVFTLREGLRWSDGEPLTADDVVFTYNDLYFNEAIPTAIRDILRIGESGALPTVQKLDDRRIQFSTPEPFAPFLRNTGLAILPAHALRDSVNQTDAQGNLLFLSKWGTDTNPAEVVCNGLYQLESFSPGQRVVFRRNPYYWRRDEQGNPQPYIDRLVWQTVESTDSALVQFRSGGLDILSVQPDYFSLLKREEDRGGFSIYNGGPASGTNYLAFNLNQGSRGGNPLVSPIKSRWFNTLAFRQAVAHAIDRPRMVNNIFRGLGELQNSPISVQSPYFLSPEDGLPIYDYDPERAKQLLLEAGFQYDAFNRLQDAEGNLVRFTLITNSGNKIREAMGAQIKSDLARIGIQVDFTPLAFNTVVGKLRASLDWEACLLGFTGGIEPNSGANVWQPDGASHHFNKAAQPGEPPIEGRVVADWEAEIGRLYTEGARTLDEAQRREIYAQSQIITQENLPMIYLVNPLTFSAVRDRLQPIKFSSIGGALWNLYELRIQDSAS, encoded by the coding sequence ATGAGCAAGAACCGTCGTCGGCTAAGCTTCCTGTTAATGGGTGTACTGACCTGGGTAGCTGCCTTTGCCTTGTCTGCCTGTCGTCCGATGTTGATGAGCACAGCGGCCGAACCCCCTTTGGCCTTTAGCGTCATCAGCGACCCCAAAACCTTTAACTATGTCGTCAGCAACGAAGCTTCCAATGTCTTCAGTTATATCTATGAAGGGCTGGTTACGGAAGATGGCCTGACGGGTGAAATAATTCCAGCCTTGGCAGAATCGTGGGAGCAATCGCCCGATGGGTTGCAGATTGTCTTTACATTGCGCGAAGGGTTGCGTTGGTCCGATGGAGAACCGCTGACTGCCGATGATGTGGTGTTTACCTACAACGATCTTTACTTTAACGAAGCCATTCCGACGGCGATTCGCGATATTTTGCGAATTGGTGAATCTGGAGCGTTACCGACGGTGCAAAAGCTAGACGATCGCCGTATTCAGTTTTCTACTCCAGAACCCTTCGCTCCGTTTTTACGTAACACCGGACTAGCCATTTTGCCGGCTCATGCTCTACGAGACTCTGTGAATCAAACCGATGCCCAGGGCAATCTTTTGTTCCTTTCCAAATGGGGGACAGATACAAACCCTGCTGAGGTAGTGTGCAATGGCTTATATCAGCTAGAAAGCTTCAGCCCAGGGCAACGGGTAGTGTTTCGGCGGAATCCCTATTACTGGCGCAGGGATGAGCAGGGCAATCCCCAACCTTATATCGATCGCCTGGTGTGGCAAACAGTGGAATCGACCGATAGTGCATTAGTGCAGTTTCGATCAGGCGGACTGGATATTCTCAGCGTTCAGCCTGACTATTTTTCTCTGTTGAAACGAGAAGAAGACCGGGGCGGCTTCAGCATATACAATGGTGGACCGGCATCGGGAACGAATTATCTAGCATTTAACTTGAATCAAGGCAGTCGGGGTGGTAATCCACTCGTTAGTCCGATCAAGTCCCGCTGGTTTAATACGCTGGCCTTTCGGCAAGCCGTTGCCCATGCCATCGATCGACCTCGGATGGTGAACAACATTTTTCGGGGACTGGGCGAGCTACAAAATTCGCCGATCTCTGTACAAAGTCCTTACTTTTTATCACCGGAAGACGGTCTACCTATCTATGACTATGATCCAGAAAGAGCCAAACAGCTTTTACTGGAAGCTGGATTTCAATATGATGCCTTCAATCGTTTACAAGATGCCGAGGGTAACTTAGTGCGCTTCACCCTGATTACTAATTCTGGTAACAAAATTCGTGAAGCTATGGGGGCACAAATCAAAAGCGATTTAGCTCGAATCGGCATTCAGGTTGACTTCACTCCCCTTGCGTTCAATACCGTTGTCGGTAAGCTGCGGGCGTCGTTAGATTGGGAAGCCTGCTTGCTCGGTTTTACAGGGGGAATTGAACCCAACAGTGGGGCAAATGTGTGGCAACCTGATGGAGCGTCCCATCACTTCAACAAAGCGGCACAACCAGGAGAACCGCCGATCGAAGGACGGGTGGTAGCTGACTGGGAAGCCGAAATTGGGCGACTCTACACTGAAGGCGCACGTACCCTAGATGAAGCTCAGCGTAGGGAGATCTATGCCCAGTCTCAGATTATCACCCAAGAGAACTTACCCATGATTTATCTAGTTAATCCGCTTACCTTTTCGGCCGTGCGCGATCGATTACAGCCGATCAAGTTTTCGTCAATCGGGGGTGCCTTGTGGAATCTGTACGAATTGCGGATTCAAGACAGCGCATCCTAG
- a CDS encoding DUF4231 domain-containing protein has translation MLGDKLRNNAHSPDSMQLSLNELQYPLHQRQQDALAECDRLITQFQKEATEHRRGFQRLKLFGIGLALTTTILAALATSDRLRGYEWSVPALSGVATLFTTLLGQTNAQKIWIQSRGIQQKLQAEKFLYLQSAGDYAAMLDEEDQIRYFSKRMMDIWSERQSTAEHPLTKKIRRSS, from the coding sequence ATGTTAGGAGATAAATTGAGGAACAATGCGCATTCGCCAGACTCGATGCAGCTTTCGCTAAACGAATTACAGTACCCGTTACACCAACGTCAACAAGATGCACTGGCAGAATGCGATCGATTGATTACACAGTTTCAAAAAGAAGCGACAGAGCATCGACGTGGGTTTCAGCGGCTGAAACTATTTGGAATTGGTTTGGCACTGACCACAACAATTTTGGCAGCATTGGCGACTAGCGATCGGTTGCGAGGTTATGAATGGAGTGTTCCAGCCCTTAGCGGCGTGGCAACGCTGTTCACAACCTTATTAGGTCAAACAAATGCTCAGAAAATTTGGATACAATCACGTGGAATTCAGCAAAAACTGCAAGCTGAAAAATTTCTGTATCTGCAAAGTGCCGGAGATTACGCTGCCATGCTGGACGAAGAAGATCAAATTCGCTATTTTTCTAAACGCATGATGGATATTTGGTCAGAACGGCAGAGCACAGCAGAACATCCCTTGACGAAGAAGATCCGCCGATCGAGTTAG
- a CDS encoding sensor histidine kinase: MNILIDNELKADILVVDDIPDNVRVLSTILLKQGYHVRKAISGKMALMAIRTTIPDLILLDINMPDMSGYQVCQELRNDRRTAQIPVIFLSALDDVLDKVKAFQVGGADYVTKPFQIEEVLARIQHQLTIQDLQTQLHVQNEQLRQALDHLKTTQAQLIQKEKLIGLGQFVAGIAHEFNNPVNFIAGNLSPAGDYIQDLLKLIKLYQTEYPQPTPAIQQVINEIDLDFLLCDLKKLFGSMQTGVERICAIILALRIFSHLDESDIKPVNVHHGLDSTLLLLNHRLTIQVTTSATTSIKVVKHYGNLPIVTCYARQLNQVFFNLLSNAIDALEVASQHYKQVAYEPTLWIETKVIDRDMIQISIKDNGLGIPEAIRARLFEPFFTTKSVGQGTGLGLPTSYQIVVGKHGGTLTYHTASEGTEFQIVIPARSPQES, encoded by the coding sequence ATGAACATTCTGATTGATAATGAATTAAAAGCTGATATTTTGGTTGTGGACGATATTCCAGACAATGTTCGCGTCCTTTCAACAATACTCTTAAAACAAGGCTATCATGTTCGCAAAGCTATTAGTGGAAAAATGGCGCTTATGGCAATTCGTACAACCATTCCTGATTTAATTTTACTGGATATTAATATGCCTGATATGTCTGGATATCAAGTATGCCAAGAATTGAGAAACGATCGACGAACGGCTCAAATTCCGGTCATTTTCTTAAGCGCTCTTGATGATGTATTAGATAAAGTGAAAGCATTTCAAGTTGGCGGAGCCGATTATGTCACAAAACCATTTCAAATTGAAGAAGTATTAGCCCGCATTCAACATCAATTGACGATCCAGGATTTGCAAACACAACTGCATGTACAAAACGAACAACTTCGACAAGCATTAGATCACCTCAAAACAACACAAGCACAGTTAATTCAAAAAGAAAAACTGATTGGATTAGGACAGTTTGTGGCAGGAATTGCACATGAATTCAATAATCCCGTTAACTTTATTGCAGGTAATCTGTCACCTGCTGGCGACTATATTCAAGATCTATTAAAGCTCATCAAGCTATATCAAACAGAATATCCTCAACCAACGCCTGCCATTCAACAAGTAATAAATGAGATAGATTTGGATTTTTTGCTATGTGACTTAAAGAAATTGTTCGGTTCTATGCAAACTGGAGTAGAGCGAATTTGCGCGATCATTTTAGCTCTACGAATTTTCTCGCATCTTGATGAGTCCGATATTAAACCTGTTAATGTACATCATGGTCTCGATAGCACATTATTGTTGTTGAATCATCGCCTCACAATTCAAGTAACAACTTCTGCAACGACTTCAATTAAAGTAGTTAAGCACTATGGAAATTTGCCGATCGTGACCTGTTATGCGAGACAGTTAAATCAGGTATTTTTCAACTTATTGTCGAATGCCATTGATGCGCTAGAAGTAGCAAGTCAACACTATAAGCAGGTTGCCTATGAACCCACGCTCTGGATTGAAACTAAGGTGATCGATCGAGACATGATTCAAATTTCAATCAAAGATAATGGATTGGGCATTCCGGAAGCGATTCGAGCGCGTTTATTTGAACCATTTTTCACTACTAAATCGGTTGGACAGGGAACAGGACTGGGATTGCCCACTAGTTATCAAATTGTTGTGGGTAAGCACGGAGGAACGTTGACATATCACACGGCATCTGAAGGGACAGAATTTCAGATTGTTATTCCAGCCCGTAGCCCACAAGAATCATAG
- a CDS encoding two-component system response regulator has protein sequence MNHLPAADILIVDDTPENLRLLSVMLSKQSDCVVRKALSGQAALVAAQTVIPDLILLDIMMPDMDGYQVCQHLKSVPATADIPIIFLSALNETFDKVKAFQLGAVDYITKPFQFEEVLTRVQTQLMLGQRSRDIRQLNAELEKRVEERTRQLEDLNRELIQEIIERKRVQSQLLEMAFYDALTGLPNRSLFIDRLNKEIKHTSCNSSYLFAVLFLDCDRFKVINDSLGHLVGDELLIAIAQRLQHYVKQTDTIARLGGDEFAILMPNVPNLDSAIQLAQMLLDMFASPFEIRQWQVFTGASVGIVLGHAGYTKSEHVLRDADTAMYRAKALGKAQYQVFDTAMHEAVLRLLQLETDMRRALEAQEFVLHYQPIVSLTTGHITGLEALLRWQHPQQGFISPIEFIPIAEETGLILSIGEWVIRTACQQLRNWQQQGLVDQRFSVSINLSARQFVQTNLIQQIDQILFETQISPFHLKLEITESNIMNNTKLVTSILKQLKKRRIHLSIDDFGTGYSSLSYLQAFPADSLKIDRSFIQRLTKSSVNSGLIPAIISIARAMQMSVVAEGIETLEQLTLLKHLNCELGQGYLFSAPLSIAETNELLIKNPCW, from the coding sequence GTGAACCACCTTCCAGCCGCCGACATTCTAATTGTCGATGATACTCCTGAAAATCTGCGCTTACTCTCTGTCATGCTCAGCAAACAGAGCGACTGTGTTGTTCGCAAGGCATTGAGTGGACAAGCAGCGCTTGTGGCTGCTCAAACGGTTATTCCTGATTTGATTCTACTAGATATCATGATGCCAGATATGGATGGATATCAGGTTTGTCAACATTTAAAGTCAGTGCCAGCAACAGCAGACATTCCCATCATTTTTCTGAGCGCCCTAAACGAGACATTCGATAAAGTCAAAGCGTTTCAACTGGGAGCCGTAGACTACATTACCAAACCGTTCCAGTTTGAAGAAGTATTGACACGGGTTCAAACTCAACTGATGTTGGGACAGCGAAGCAGGGATATTCGGCAATTAAACGCTGAATTAGAGAAGCGAGTAGAAGAACGCACTCGACAGTTAGAAGACCTCAATCGAGAACTCATTCAGGAAATTATTGAACGCAAGCGAGTTCAGTCCCAATTACTGGAAATGGCATTTTATGACGCTCTTACCGGTTTACCCAATCGATCGTTGTTTATCGATCGATTAAATAAAGAAATAAAACATACAAGTTGCAATTCCTCGTATTTGTTTGCAGTTTTGTTTCTAGATTGCGATCGCTTCAAAGTCATCAATGATTCTCTAGGACATTTGGTTGGAGATGAATTATTAATTGCCATTGCCCAGCGCTTGCAACATTACGTGAAACAGACAGATACGATCGCACGCCTAGGAGGTGATGAGTTTGCGATTTTAATGCCAAATGTGCCAAATCTAGATAGCGCCATTCAATTAGCTCAAATGCTACTTGATATGTTTGCCTCTCCGTTTGAGATTAGACAATGGCAAGTATTTACGGGAGCCAGCGTCGGCATTGTTTTGGGACATGCAGGCTATACAAAATCCGAGCATGTGTTACGAGATGCAGACACAGCCATGTATCGAGCTAAGGCACTCGGAAAAGCTCAGTATCAGGTCTTTGATACGGCGATGCACGAAGCAGTCTTGCGTCTGCTGCAACTTGAAACCGATATGCGTCGGGCTTTGGAGGCACAGGAATTTGTGTTGCATTATCAGCCGATCGTTTCTCTGACAACGGGACACATCACTGGACTAGAGGCACTTTTACGCTGGCAGCACCCACAACAAGGATTCATTTCACCTATCGAGTTTATTCCAATTGCTGAAGAGACAGGTTTAATTCTTTCAATTGGCGAGTGGGTGATCCGCACGGCTTGCCAACAGTTACGTAACTGGCAACAACAAGGACTTGTAGATCAGCGATTTAGTGTCAGCATTAACCTATCTGCACGACAATTTGTGCAAACGAATCTCATTCAACAAATCGACCAAATTTTATTTGAAACGCAGATCAGCCCATTTCATTTAAAGTTAGAAATTACCGAGAGCAACATCATGAATAATACGAAGCTTGTTACCAGTATCTTAAAGCAATTGAAAAAGCGAAGAATCCATCTTAGTATTGATGATTTTGGCACAGGATATTCGTCATTAAGTTATTTGCAAGCCTTTCCGGCAGACAGTTTGAAAATTGACCGATCGTTTATTCAACGATTAACCAAATCCTCTGTAAACTCTGGCTTAATTCCAGCCATTATTAGTATTGCAAGAGCAATGCAAATGAGCGTTGTCGCCGAAGGTATTGAAACGCTTGAGCAATTGACGCTTCTGAAGCATTTAAACTGTGAATTAGGACAAGGATATTTATTCTCGGCACCTTTATCTATTGCAGAAACAAACGAGTTATTGATAAAAAATCCTTGTTGGTAA
- a CDS encoding MHYT domain-containing protein gives MEHHISGSYNLGLVALSFAIALLTSYTAMDLAVRIKQVQNLPQWLIGGATVIGVGIWSMHFVSMLALHLPLSVSYRVSPTLLSLLWAIFASGLALWLLSQPHAIERLLLGGICMGIAIAWMHYTGMAAMQLQADIHYTHYLVVLSIGIAIVASIMALWLAFRAQTLVNHIVWQKLTSAGVMSVAITGMHYTGMAATHFLPTNRPTVSSFYSIDPLFLAIAIGFATIILLILSLIISVFDQRIATQFLQQQMLQESEKRFRMLIREMQVGVLLLNDKAEILISNQAAERLLNLSDRQQSPRVFGVGWTVFREDGCLFALQELPVQRSIAERNSVRDVMMGIVSPHSSEKRWLLVNAEPFATTRGTVELVVCTFSDITTQKRAELELLQVAERERALAKVIQRMRQTLDLETIFRATTDELRQVIQCDRVAVYRFNLDWSGSFVAESVVAGWKPLVPAADTASMLNQRTIEQKDCAIAKLNQVDISIQDTYLQETRGGRYRHGEGYRCVSNIYEAGFTACYIQLLEQIQTQAYIIVPIFSSNKLWGLLASYQNTAPREWQDSDIQIVRQIGTQLGVAVQQAELLGQTQRQAEELGKAKEVADAANRAKSEFLANMSHELRTPLNAILGFAQLLNDDSSLSREHQEYIDIINRSGEHLLRLINDILEMSKIEAGRAILHETVFDVHRLLHSLEEMFQLHARSKGLQLMLIYASNLPQFIKTDESKLRQILINLLGNAIKFTKVGHVILRVSLIDEELAASALKLHIEVKDTGPGIAPDELKQLFKPFEQTQSGFQSKQGTGLGLAISQKFVALMGGEITVHSVVGQGATFALDIHVQSAQPSPIAYLPPQRRKAIGLAPNQPTYRVLVVEDQPANRLLLVTLLSSLGFEVEEAENGQQAIERWEDWKPHLIWMDIRMPVMDGYRATQCIRQKEATQGLLLPTQTMPQPTIIIALTASAFEEQRQSILTAGCDDFVSKPFQEADLLMKMEQHLKLTYLYTDTIPTWNTEDNSNHALNSQPQSQPSITTWQAPSSQNCDHTPHTDQTSYSQTEIEATIRAMPSEWTQQLYHAASQGSDLLIFKLIEQIPLPSKLASVLETLARNFQFAQIIALMESTNLRKEPIA, from the coding sequence ATGGAGCATCACATTTCAGGATCGTACAATCTTGGTTTAGTAGCGCTGTCATTTGCCATTGCCCTGCTTACCTCATATACGGCAATGGATTTGGCGGTACGAATTAAGCAAGTACAGAACTTACCGCAATGGTTAATTGGTGGAGCCACTGTCATCGGTGTTGGCATTTGGTCAATGCATTTTGTCTCGATGCTAGCTTTACACTTGCCGTTGTCAGTTAGCTATAGGGTCTCACCAACGCTATTGTCTTTGTTGTGGGCTATTTTCGCTTCTGGACTAGCCCTTTGGTTGTTGAGCCAACCTCATGCAATTGAACGATTACTGTTGGGAGGAATTTGCATGGGGATTGCCATTGCTTGGATGCACTATACAGGAATGGCTGCTATGCAACTTCAGGCAGACATTCACTATACACATTACCTGGTGGTGCTTTCAATCGGCATCGCAATTGTTGCCTCAATTATGGCTCTGTGGCTAGCGTTTCGGGCCCAAACCCTAGTCAACCACATCGTTTGGCAAAAACTGACAAGTGCAGGGGTCATGAGCGTTGCCATCACTGGAATGCACTATACAGGAATGGCAGCAACTCATTTCTTGCCAACCAATCGCCCCACAGTTTCATCTTTCTATTCCATCGATCCACTCTTTCTAGCAATCGCTATTGGTTTTGCAACCATCATCTTGCTGATTCTCAGCTTAATCATTTCAGTATTCGATCAACGCATCGCTACCCAGTTTCTGCAACAGCAAATGCTGCAAGAAAGCGAGAAACGATTCCGCATGTTGATCCGCGAGATGCAAGTTGGTGTATTGCTATTAAACGACAAGGCTGAGATCTTGATTAGCAATCAAGCGGCCGAACGACTGCTTAATTTGAGCGATCGCCAACAGTCTCCTCGGGTGTTTGGGGTAGGCTGGACGGTGTTTCGAGAGGATGGCTGTTTGTTTGCTCTGCAAGAGCTACCTGTCCAGCGATCGATTGCCGAACGTAACTCTGTGCGTGATGTGATGATGGGAATTGTATCTCCGCACAGTTCTGAAAAACGCTGGCTTTTGGTCAATGCTGAACCGTTTGCCACCACTCGTGGCACTGTCGAATTAGTTGTCTGTACCTTTAGCGATATCACAACACAGAAACGTGCAGAACTTGAATTGTTGCAAGTCGCAGAACGAGAACGGGCTTTAGCAAAAGTCATTCAACGAATGCGGCAAACGCTAGATTTGGAAACAATTTTTAGGGCAACAACCGACGAACTTCGGCAAGTCATTCAGTGCGATCGGGTGGCTGTGTATCGATTTAATCTAGATTGGAGCGGGTCATTCGTTGCCGAGTCGGTGGTGGCCGGCTGGAAACCCCTCGTTCCCGCCGCTGATACAGCCTCGATGCTCAACCAAAGAACGATCGAGCAAAAAGACTGCGCCATTGCCAAGTTGAATCAGGTAGATATCTCTATCCAAGATACGTACCTTCAAGAAACGCGAGGAGGTCGGTATCGCCATGGTGAAGGCTATCGCTGTGTTTCTAATATTTATGAAGCTGGGTTTACGGCTTGCTATATTCAGCTTCTCGAACAAATTCAAACGCAAGCCTACATTATTGTTCCGATCTTCTCTAGTAACAAGTTGTGGGGATTGTTAGCCAGTTATCAAAACACAGCCCCTCGTGAGTGGCAAGACAGCGACATTCAAATTGTGCGGCAAATTGGAACTCAGCTAGGAGTTGCTGTCCAGCAAGCTGAATTGCTCGGTCAAACCCAGCGACAAGCGGAAGAACTGGGCAAAGCCAAAGAAGTAGCTGATGCCGCCAACCGAGCCAAAAGTGAATTTTTGGCCAACATGAGTCATGAATTACGAACGCCACTTAATGCAATTTTAGGATTTGCACAACTCCTCAATGATGACTCGTCTCTTTCTAGGGAACATCAGGAGTATATCGATATTATTAATCGCAGCGGTGAACACCTTTTACGGTTAATCAATGACATTTTGGAAATGTCAAAAATTGAAGCAGGACGCGCAATTCTGCATGAAACGGTGTTCGATGTGCATCGTCTGTTGCATTCCCTTGAGGAAATGTTTCAGCTTCACGCTCGATCGAAAGGATTACAGTTGATGCTGATCTATGCTAGCAACCTACCACAATTTATCAAAACTGACGAAAGTAAATTGCGCCAAATTCTAATTAATCTGCTTGGTAATGCTATTAAGTTCACCAAAGTAGGTCATGTTATCCTACGTGTCAGTTTGATAGATGAAGAATTGGCTGCATCCGCCTTGAAGCTACACATTGAAGTTAAGGATACTGGACCTGGAATTGCCCCCGATGAACTCAAGCAGCTATTCAAGCCATTTGAGCAAACTCAATCAGGGTTTCAATCCAAACAAGGAACTGGCTTGGGGTTAGCTATTAGTCAAAAATTTGTGGCACTGATGGGTGGAGAAATTACTGTTCATAGTGTTGTGGGTCAGGGAGCTACATTTGCCCTTGATATTCATGTGCAATCAGCCCAACCATCTCCGATCGCGTATTTACCACCCCAGCGCCGTAAAGCGATCGGCCTTGCTCCCAATCAGCCTACCTATCGAGTTTTGGTAGTGGAAGATCAACCCGCTAACCGTTTGTTGTTAGTGACGCTCTTGAGTTCATTGGGATTTGAGGTAGAGGAGGCAGAGAACGGTCAGCAAGCTATTGAACGGTGGGAAGATTGGAAGCCGCACCTGATCTGGATGGATATACGAATGCCAGTGATGGATGGTTATAGAGCCACTCAGTGCATTCGCCAGAAAGAAGCAACCCAAGGATTACTGCTTCCAACACAGACAATGCCTCAACCCACAATCATCATTGCCTTAACAGCCAGTGCTTTTGAAGAACAGCGTCAGTCAATTTTGACCGCTGGTTGCGATGATTTTGTGAGTAAGCCGTTCCAAGAAGCTGATTTACTGATGAAGATGGAGCAACATTTAAAGTTAACCTATCTCTATACCGATACAATTCCAACTTGGAATACAGAAGATAATTCTAATCATGCATTAAATTCGCAACCTCAATCCCAACCTTCGATTACTACTTGGCAAGCGCCATCTTCTCAAAATTGCGACCATACACCGCATACTGATCAGACTAGTTATAGTCAAACAGAAATTGAAGCTACTATCCGAGCGATGCCGTCCGAATGGACACAACAACTCTACCATGCGGCTTCTCAAGGAAGTGATCTCCTCATTTTTAAGCTGATTGAGCAAATTCCTCTTCCATCTAAACTAGCAAGCGTGTTGGAGACATTAGCACGCAATTTTCAATTTGCTCAAATCATTGCGCTGATGGAATCAACCAACCTTCGTAAGGAACCCATAGCGTGA